The region TATGGATAAAGCCAGTAGAAATAAAGTCTCCGCGGCAGGGGAAGAAAACGTTTTAAAATAGATGGAAAAATATTGATGAAGTCTACCAATCAGGTTCTTTTCGTTGTATAATGAGTTTGTCGTACAGGGTCACTTTCCTTTGGAGAGTATGAAAAAAAGTCTGTAAATTGAGATCTTCTATGATAAGTTAATGAGAAAGGTAGGTGGATGTCGTGACCACCTACCTTTACTATACGGATGCTTTTGGATTCTGTCAAGATGTATTGGAAAATCCCATCAAATTATGGTACACTTCTTACAGGAAAACATCAGGAGGTGTGCCATGAAGCTAAAAACAGACGATCCCTTTGTACCTGAAGATATCAGGGCAAAGATCAATGGACTGCAGTCCCTGCTGGATCATGCAGCCGACTTATACAGTGATATCTATAGCTGGTATGACAGTGAACTGAAATCCTATGACCCGAAAGCCACCGCAGACGATGAACTGTTTGACCCTGGCACAGGGACTGTTGTGGAGGGGATCGATTACCTGTCTATCATGGAATCCCTGTCAGAGCTGCAGACAGCCAACGAATGTAAAATGCAGAGGGATTAACCTTGTGTCCCATCGGCCTGGCCTCTGGCGATGTCTTCCCGTATCAGGGCCTTGATGGCCCCTTGGACGGAAGTGTCCCTGCCATATTTGTGCTGTCTGACCCAGGCCAGGATATCTGCATCTGTCTTCATATTCAGTTTTAACTTCACCTGTACAGTATTATAGCTGTCGTACCTGTCCTGAGCATCGTATTTTGAAAATCCATACATGGAAAGCTCCTTTCCGGATAGGTGTACACCTATGCCTGTGCGCTCTTATTCCGGCAGTCTGCCTTCGTACATAATGGACAGTTCCCCATAGACCTGCCCCCAGTTGCGGATGGGCATGGTCCACTTCTTCGTCGCCTCGAACGTGGCCAGGTACAGAGCCTTTAAGAGCGCCGTGCTGCCCGGGAACACGCTCCGCTGGCGGTTGAGCTTCCGGTAGGTAGAGTTGAGGCTCTCGATCGCGTTGGTAGTATAGATCACCTTCCTGACCTCCATGGAAAACTTGAAGATGGGGGATACCACATCCCAGTTGTCATGCCAGCGTTTCATTGAGTTGGGGTACTTTGGCGTCCACTTTTCCGTCACCTTCTCCAGCGCCTCCAGCGCCTTTTCCTCGTTTGCGGCATGGTAGATGGTTTTCAGGTCCGTGGCAAATGCTTTCCGGTCCTTGTCGGAGACGTATTTCAGCGTGTTCCGTACCATATGTACGATGCAGCGCTGCTGCTCCGTCTTCGGGAATGCCGCCGTTATGGCTTCCTTAATGCCCGTGAGCCCGTCCGAGCAGAGAATGAGGATATCCTTCACACCGCGGTTCTTCAACTCGTTCAGAACGCAGAGCCAGTACTTGGAGCTTTCATTCTCCCCGATCTGTATGCTCAGGACTTCCTTTTTACCTTCCAGCGTAAGGCCGAGGATGACATAGGCGGCAAGCTTGCGGATTACCCCGTCCTCCCGCACGGAATAATGGATTGCGTCGATGTAGACCACGGGATAGACTTCCTCCAGCGGGCGGTTCTGCCAGTCTTCAATCTGCGGCAGTATCTTGTCCGTCACGTCCGAGATGAACCCTTCCGAAGCCTCAAAACCATAAATGTCCATCAAGGTATCCGAGATTTGGCGGGTTGTCATGCCTTTTGCATACATGGATATGATCTTCTGGTCAATGCCGGAAATGTCCTTCTGGCGCTTTCTTACCACCTGGGGTTCAAACGTGGACTTCCTGTCCTGGGGCACCTGGATGTCCATGCTCCCGAAGCTGCTGTTGATCCGCTTGGGCTTGTAGCCATTGCGGTAATCATCCGAATCCGACCGTTCTGACCTCCCATAGCCGAGATGCTCATCCATCTCCGCTTCCATCATCTCCTTCAGGGTGCTCCCCAGCAGGTCTTTGAGGGCTTCCTGGATATCCTCCGCAGTCTGGATGTCATACTCTTCCAGGAGCTGATGGACGATGTTCCTTTTCCCCTCCGTCATGACTACTTTGTGTACGGGCTGTTTTTCTCTTCTTGCCATAATAATAGGCCTCCTTATGATAATAGATTTTATCATAGAAGACCTAATGCTTAATAGCTATTTACAGAAAAACTTTCATACTCTCTTCCTTTGTATATTTTGTTGGCAAACTAATTATACACCAAAGTGTCCTGTACGATATTTTTTTTCTTAAAAAGTTGTAAAGTCGTGTATATTTATCTATACCACTCCGTATAGATATTACTCGTATTCCTCACACTATTTTTCTTTATTGTTATGGTATCCGGTGGCTTGCACCCTCCTTTGCAAACCGGTACTACCAATCAAAGAATAATGAGAAAATGGTTTACCAATCCATGTGTATATTATGACTCTGATTTGAGAAATTTGCGTTCACTTTTTTATGATAAACATCCGCATATTTAACCGTAACGATAGTCGCTACTGTTTTCCGCAACATTTCTTATACTTTTTGCCACTTCCACATGGACAGGGATCATTTGGATATATTTTTTTCTCTTTTACAACCGGAATCTGTTTTGGTGCCGTAAATTCATCAAAAATTTCATCTTCATCCATTTCCCATTTTTTAATCGAGTTCTCGAATGTGTCTAACTGCTGCTGATACCATTTGCTTTCGTTTTCTTTTCCGACATAATCGGCTAATTGCCGCGCACGCATAAAAAGAATCGAATTATCCACGTAACACGAAACACCCCATGTCACTTTTCTTACCACTTCATACGCTTTCTCTGCATCTCCATTTTCAAAAAGAATCCAGCTAAAGCTATTGGTTCCATTTACGTTTTGCGAGTCATCCATCAGCCAATTTTCATAATATTCATATGCCTCCGCTGTTTTTCCTTCCCGAAAAAGGGATTCGCCAATGCCGCACCGAAAACAGCTGTCGTCTTCGCCTTGCCAATCAAACATCTCCAATATCTTTTGGCAGAACGCAATTCTTTCCCCATATTTTCCTGCATTTCCCAGTTCCATCTCATAGTCCTGAAGCCAGCAGTCAATCGGATATACATAATCCTGTGACTCCATCAGACCATAAAGTGTCTCTGTTTCCGGAACCTGTTTCATAACAGATTCAAAAATATCCCACGCTTCCTGCCAAAAACACAGGCCTTCTGCTGCCTTTTGTTCTTCAAAAGATTCATATCCTTTTTGAACCAACTCATCCCACTTATCCCATTCCGTTCTTATGTGATGATCGTCCTCATAATCAATACTTTGCCTTAACATCTCCTCAAGGCTGCTTTTATACTTTTCTTCATCAAAAGCCTGTCCCTTTTTCAAAATATCATAAATTTCTGTAAGTACAACTGCTCCGATTTTATCCTTTGCTTCTGACTTTGAATACCCGGCATCCAACAGTTTGTCATATGTATTCTTCGTGCATGGAGGATCGTTTGCTTTTAACTGATTATCCACCACCTCCAAAATGCTCTTCTTCAGTCTTAAATTCGCCACTATTTTACCGCCCTTTCCAAAAGTATTTTTATCAGTTATGCTTTAAAACTTCCAATGCCCTTAATAGTAATTTTTTTCTCCTGTGTTCTTCCAAAAATGTCTTATATCCGGCATTCCATTAATGGTATCGTAATTTAAGACGAAAAAGCAGAATATGCCAAAAAAGTTGGCAACTTACCATGCAGGTGGATTGGTCGAAAAATCTGAAGAAACGCTTGGACCTGACTATGAGAGTAAATTTAGTCCGAAACCTTTCGGTAAAGAACTCCCTGTCAAAACAGGGACTGCTCTTCTTGATATCAACCGCACTAGTACAGCATTGCTTAAATATCAGTGATTAAATTACTAATGGTATCCCGGCATATGTCCACTTAAATGGGTGTGCTGTAAGATTGTATTGTTCAATAAAGCGCAGGATGCTTGCTTCCAGTTCTTCTATTGATAGGTAGCTTTTCCGCTTCAGCAGCTTCCGGTTAATGATGCCAAACCATATCTCAATCTGGTTCATCCAGGAACTGTGTTTCGGAGTATAGACAAAGCGGATCCGGTGGGAAGGGTCATGCAGGAAATCCGCTCGGCTTTCCATACTTTTAAGGATCCCTGTTTTCCCTTTTTTGCCCAGTTCCACGCCAAGGGCACAGGCTTCTGCCACAAAGCGGACAAGGGCTTCCGATTTATGGGTGTTTAGGCCATCGCATATAAATGTCCATGGGGCTTGCGGGTCTGTCCCTACCAATGCTTTCACGGCTTCCACAAAATCCTCTTCTGTGCGTGTGGAGTTTAAATACGGCATTTCCATACGGCCCGTTGCAACATCAAAGAACCCGATGAGGCTGGTCGTGCCATGGCGGATATACTCAAACTCCATTTTGGCGCACTGGCCGGGTAATGGGAGCTTGTCAGGATATTTATGTTCCAGCGCTTGTACCCCGGTCATTTCATCCGTGGAAACAATGTGTGCACCTTCCCGGCTTTGTTCCTGGGCACTCTGGTACAGGCCGCAGATTTCGTTTACTTTCCGCGCAAAAGATTCCGGGGCTTCCGTCTTTTCCGAAGAATGAAGCCAGTAACGGATTTTGTGGGGATGTAAATCTACCTCATTTTTAAAAAACGGCTGACAGATTTCTCAGAAATCTGTTCAGCGATCCCCTGCTTTTTAATTTCTGCCACTAACAGCGGGAGACTCCACTGGCTTACTTCGTACCCAAAATCATTTGGGCTGCTGCAGGCAAGGTCGATGATCCGCATGATCTGGTCCGGCGTAAAAACAGACGGGGCACCGGGGCGTTTTTTATCGGACAGGACTGCCCGTATCTCATCTTCAAGCTTTTTCGGGTCGTCCATTTCAATCCTCCGCAAGGCTGGGAGCGCCGCGAGGAACCGACTGCGCCAGGTGGCAACATTATTATAATGAAGCCCGACCTGTGGTGCAATATTCTGGTTGAGTTCCCCCTGTGACGCAAGCAGGACAATGCTGGCTCTTTTGACCAGTCCTGACGGAAGGGAGCGGCTTTTTGAAAAAGCAGATAATATGTTTTTC is a window of Enterocloster clostridioformis DNA encoding:
- a CDS encoding IS256 family transposase, whose protein sequence is MTEGKRNIVHQLLEEYDIQTAEDIQEALKDLLGSTLKEMMEAEMDEHLGYGRSERSDSDDYRNGYKPKRINSSFGSMDIQVPQDRKSTFEPQVVRKRQKDISGIDQKIISMYAKGMTTRQISDTLMDIYGFEASEGFISDVTDKILPQIEDWQNRPLEEVYPVVYIDAIHYSVREDGVIRKLAAYVILGLTLEGKKEVLSIQIGENESSKYWLCVLNELKNRGVKDILILCSDGLTGIKEAITAAFPKTEQQRCIVHMVRNTLKYVSDKDRKAFATDLKTIYHAANEEKALEALEKVTEKWTPKYPNSMKRWHDNWDVVSPIFKFSMEVRKVIYTTNAIESLNSTYRKLNRQRSVFPGSTALLKALYLATFEATKKWTMPIRNWGQVYGELSIMYEGRLPE
- a CDS encoding transposase, yielding MCQPFFKNEVDLHPHKIRYWLHSSEKTEAPESFARKVNEICGLYQSAQEQSREGAHIVSTDEMTGVQALEHKYPDKLPLPGQCAKMEFEYIRHGTTSLIGFFDVATGRMEMPYLNSTRTEEDFVEAVKALVGTDPQAPWTFICDGLNTHKSEALVRFVAEACALGVELGKKGKTGILKSMESRADFLHDPSHRIRFVYTPKHSSWMNQIEIWFGIINRKLLKRKSYLSIEELEASILRFIEQYNLTAHPFKWTYAGIPLVI
- a CDS encoding helix-turn-helix domain-containing protein, with the translated sequence MRRKTIDTIPVLSDAMKNILSAFSKSRSLPSGLVKRASIVLLASQGELNQNIAPQVGLHYNNVATWRSRFLAALPALRRIEMDDPKKLEDEIRAVLSDKKRPGAPSVFTPDQIMRIIDLACSSPNDFGYEVSQWSLPLLVAEIKKQGIAEQISEKSVSRFLKMR